A stretch of the Oncorhynchus mykiss isolate Arlee chromosome 23, USDA_OmykA_1.1, whole genome shotgun sequence genome encodes the following:
- the LOC110503124 gene encoding uncharacterized protein LOC110503124, protein MGMKNVDSSDYDKCNVLFVFEGLNECRLLLDFQNNKSCCDIRVHFVLERILDEAVSADIPKTLNEMCTHFLIFQTKQWNQKYVGERSRDPLWMRESILSLGKLAFQQLEKEGELDVFDLRKYTTSEEGLLRLLPVESVLNRCYITERCCEALASALSSNSSHLRELDLSHNDLQDSGVKLLSALHCQLKTLSSLNIRKLTFYNIFFLLWKTIHIRVNIQCRVEWKTDRRSLNGGFFSKPISHFQSDHCELTLEPNTAHRLLLLSEGNRKLTRVREKPYPNHPERFDHSKQVLCREDLFGRCYWEADWSGEWVSIGVAYKGINRKDKFDDNWHGCNAKSWRLNCSHYNYIDCHGDESTGIHVPSSLSKRVEVYLDWLAGTLSFYRVVSAGLTHLYTFRTTFAEPLYPVFTLWDGSSVSLCSRRNNL, encoded by the exons ATGGGGATGAAAAACGTTGATTCCTCTGACTATGACAAGTGCAACGTTTTGTTTGTCTTTGAAGGTCTGAATGAGTGCAGACTTCTTCTAGACTTCCAGAACAATAAGAGCTGTTGTGACATCAGAGTCCACTTCG TTCTGGAGAGAATTTTGGATGAAGCAGTGAGTGCCGACATCCCCAAAACTCTGAATGAAATGTGCACGCACTTCCTGATTTTTCAGACCAAACAGTGGAATCAGAAGTACGTTGGAGAGCGAAGTAGAGATCCTCTGTGGATGAGGGAGAGCATCCTGTCGCTGGGAAAACTGGCATTCCAGCAACTAGAGAAAG AAGGGGAGCTAGATGTGTTTGACCTGAGGAAATACACCACATCAGAGGAGGGTCTTCTAAGGCTGCTGCCA GTTGAATCAGT GCTGAATCGATGCTACATCACAGAGAGATGCTGTGAAGCGTTGGCCTCAGCTCTCAGCTCAAActcctcacacctgagagagctggacctgagtcaCAATGACCTGCAGGACTCAGGAGTTAAGCTGCTCTCTGCTCTACACTGTCAACTGAAGACTCTGAGTTCA TTGAATATCAGAAAACTAACAttttacaatattttttttctcttgtgGAAAACGATACATATTAGAGTTAACATTCAGTGCAGGGTTGAGTGGAAAACTGATAGACGTTCTCTGAATGGTGGGTTTTTTTCTAAACCAATTTCACATTTTCAATCAGATCACTGTGAGCTCACACTGGAGCCGAACACAGCACACAGACTGCTCTTGCTGTCTGAAGGGAACAGAAAGTTGACACGGGTGAGGGAGAAGCCATATCCTAACCATCCTGAAAGATTTGACCACTCAAAACAAGTGCTGTGTAGAGAGGATTTGTTTGGGAGATGCTACTGGGAGGCAGACTGGAGTGGGGAATGGGTCAGTATAGGAGTGGCATACAAAGGAATCAATAGAAAAGACAAGTTTGATGACAACTGGCATGGATGCAATGCCAAGTCCTGGAGACTGAACTGCTCTCATTACAACTACATTGACTGCCATGGCGATGAGAGCACTGGCATAcatgtcccctcctctctctctaaaagAGTAGAGGTGTAtcttgactggctggctggcactctgtccttctacagaGTTGTCTCTGCTGGATTGACCCACCTGTACACCTTCCGTACCACATTCGCTGAGCCTCTCTACCCAGTATTTACTCTTTGGGATGGCTCCTCTGTGTCCCTGTGCTCCAGGCGAAACAACCTTTAG